From the genome of Fibrobacter sp. UWB15, one region includes:
- a CDS encoding cytochrome c — protein MRFTRLASAGLLALAAYGMLLGVSAFAGDTAAKPQDEKTVATQKPEPGSPGDTLTREDARMALLVYKLLDKDGKIKGANIERGKKLFMQNCRPCHGDDGRRFNFAPYYEPPAYIGQRARNDMPTFWYQINFGDDDRGMQAYIDEFPLQDLVDIAGFAQTLP, from the coding sequence ATGAGGTTTACTCGGTTGGCATCTGCGGGACTACTGGCACTAGCGGCATACGGAATGCTGCTCGGAGTTTCGGCATTTGCTGGCGATACGGCTGCAAAACCGCAAGACGAAAAGACCGTTGCCACGCAAAAACCGGAGCCCGGTTCTCCAGGGGACACGCTCACTCGCGAAGACGCCCGCATGGCGCTCCTTGTGTACAAACTTCTCGACAAAGACGGCAAAATCAAGGGCGCAAACATAGAACGCGGCAAAAAACTGTTCATGCAAAACTGCAGGCCCTGTCATGGAGACGATGGTCGCCGTTTCAATTTCGCTCCTTATTACGAGCCGCCTGCATATATAGGCCAGCGGGCACGCAATGACATGCCCACTTTCTGGTATCAAATCAATTTTGGTGACGACGACCGGGGAATGCAAGCCTACATCGACGAGTTCCCGTTGCAGGATCTCGTCGATATTGCGGGGTTCGCACAAACGTTGCCGTAA